In Desulfobacterales bacterium, the DNA window TAAGACGTAATATGAGGCGTACACCCTGTTCTCTTACTATCTGAAAAATTTTTATGTCGATACCCTCACGTTCAAGAAAGAGACGCTTCAGTTTACGGCCGGCATTATGCCGCCGGGGCATCTATACATGGGGACGGACTATCCCTACGACATGGCCGACGTCGACCCGGTCGGATCGGTTGAGGCGGCCTTTGAGGATGCCGACCAGCGCGAGCAGGTATACTGCCGGAACATCAATAAAGTGCTTTGGGGAAAGGCCATTTGAACAAAACGACGGATTCAAGATAAAATGGGATGTGCCCGATGAAAGAAATTCAAATTATTGATAGAAGCGACATGGTGTCAAAGCTGAAACAGAACCTGGTCATAGACCCGGATAAGACGGCTTTTATAGCCGTTGACATGCACCGGGGCCATTTGGACCCGGCCGTGGCAACGATGCCGGCATCGGAAGAAGACTGCCGGCGCGTGGTTCTAAATACCCAACGGCTTTTTAATTTCGGACGCACCCTGAATATGCCGATCATCCATGTAATTCTGGTTCACCGGGAAATCCCCGGACTGGGGTCCGAGGCCATGCAGAACGTGTTCTGGAAATCGGTTCAGACCACACTATCGGAAGAAAACAGGTTAAGCCCGGGGAGAAAATCCACCACCCGGTTTCACAACCTGGCGGGATCGGCCGGCACCGAGATTATTCCGGCGCTTAAAGCGGATACCGACTACGTCATCAATAACAAAAAGCGTCTGGACTGTTTCTTCGGCACCGACCTGGAAATCCTGCTGCGCACCCTCGGAACTGAAACCGTTGTGCTGACCGGCATTAACACTAACACCTGCGTGATGAATACGGCCTTTTCAGCATTTAACCGCGATTTTCAGGTCATTGTGGTATCCGATTGCGTGGCGAGCATGTATGGAGAGGATCTGCATGTCCTGGGCCTGGAAAACGTCAAGCGGTGCCTGGGTCATGTTCTCACCGTTGCGGAATTGATCGAGAAAACAAGCACTTAAAGGAGATTGACCAATGAGCGATCGTATGGATCAATTTAAACTGACCGGCAAGGTGGCCGTCGTAACAGGCGCCAGCGAAGGGATTGGAAGCGGCCTTGCAATCGGTCTGGCTGAAGCCGGTGCGGATATCATTGTCTGCAGCCGGCGCGAGGAGAAATTAAAGGAAGTAAAAGCTGAGATAGAAAAAACAGGCCGCAAGGCCGAGGTCTTTGTCCTGGACATATGCAGGCTAAGCGATATTGAGGATCTGAAAAAATTTATTTTGGACCGATTCGGCAAGGTCGATATCCTGGTAAATAATGCAGGCTTTACGGTGACAAAGCCCGCCTGGGATACAACTGAGGATGAATGGAATGGAATGATTGATACGGGATTTAAGGGGCTCTTTTTCTGCTGCCAGATTGTCGGTTCCCTCATGAAAGAACACGGATACGGAAAGATAATAAACCTCAGCTCGACCTTCAGCCGCAGCATTATACCGGGCCGGTCCGTCTATGCCGCCGTCAAAGCCGGCGTTTCTCACCTTACCGAGGCGCTTGCATTGGAGTGGGCTTCCAGCGGGATACGGGTAAACGCCCTTGCCCCCACCGCCGTTATGACGCCCAGCCGGGAACATCTCCTCCAAGGCGAAGTTTTGAAGAAAATTCTCAGCCGCATCCCGTTGGGGCGCCTGGCAACCCCTGACGATCTGGTAAACGCCGCCATCTATCTGGCCAGCCCGGCCTCGGATTTTGTCACCGGGCACACCCTGCTTGTGGACGGCGGCTGGGTGGCTGCCAGCTGAGACAGGATGCGGCATAAATCATTCGACGGTTCGATAGCCCCTCATCCAGGCTCCGATCTTCATCACGGCGATGAAAATAGGAGCGGATTTTGTACGGCGTCTTTGGCGGTCGGCGCTGGATGCGGGGTTTGGTTCCAATAATCGGAGAATAGACGGCACGATTCATGGGAGTCAACATCACGACCCTCATTGCCGGCTTGGGAATCGGCGGCATCGCTGTTGCGCTGGCAATGCAAAATATCCCTGGCGACCTTTTTGCCTCTCTGTCCATTGTGTTGGATAACCCTTTCGTCGTAGGCGACTTTATCTTTAACTGGGTATGCAGTTAACTCAACCGCCCACTATATGTAGAGGGTTACCTCCAATAATCATTTGGCGCGACACA includes these proteins:
- a CDS encoding cysteine hydrolase; this encodes MKEIQIIDRSDMVSKLKQNLVIDPDKTAFIAVDMHRGHLDPAVATMPASEEDCRRVVLNTQRLFNFGRTLNMPIIHVILVHREIPGLGSEAMQNVFWKSVQTTLSEENRLSPGRKSTTRFHNLAGSAGTEIIPALKADTDYVINNKKRLDCFFGTDLEILLRTLGTETVVLTGINTNTCVMNTAFSAFNRDFQVIVVSDCVASMYGEDLHVLGLENVKRCLGHVLTVAELIEKTST
- a CDS encoding glucose 1-dehydrogenase translates to MSDRMDQFKLTGKVAVVTGASEGIGSGLAIGLAEAGADIIVCSRREEKLKEVKAEIEKTGRKAEVFVLDICRLSDIEDLKKFILDRFGKVDILVNNAGFTVTKPAWDTTEDEWNGMIDTGFKGLFFCCQIVGSLMKEHGYGKIINLSSTFSRSIIPGRSVYAAVKAGVSHLTEALALEWASSGIRVNALAPTAVMTPSREHLLQGEVLKKILSRIPLGRLATPDDLVNAAIYLASPASDFVTGHTLLVDGGWVAAS
- a CDS encoding mechanosensitive ion channel, which encodes MGVNITTLIAGLGIGGIAVALAMQNIPGDLFASLSIVLDNPFVVGDFIFNWVCS